From one Coffea eugenioides isolate CCC68of chromosome 11, Ceug_1.0, whole genome shotgun sequence genomic stretch:
- the LOC113753705 gene encoding two-component response regulator ARR17-like isoform X2, which translates to MASSSRGRESDERPHVLAVDDSLVDRRLIEKLLTSSACKENGQRALEVLGLGDGQHANNCVSEINLIITDYCMPGMTGYELLKKVKESSRLREIPVVIVSSENVPTRIKECLEEGAQEFMLKPLNQSDVMKLRCYMMKLSYPSKGQLCIGR; encoded by the exons ATGGCATCTTCTTCAAGAGGTCGAGAATCGGATGAGAGACCCCATGTTTTAGCAGTGGACGATAGTTTAGTAGATCGCAGACTCATTGAGAAGCTCCTCACCAGCTCTGCATGCAAAG AGAACGGGCAAAGGGCTCTCGAGGTCTTAGGCTTGGGAGATGGACAACACGCCAACAACTGT GTGTCAGAGATAAACTTGATAATTACCGATTACTGCATGCCAGGGATGACAGGGTATGAGCTATTGAAGAAGGTCAAG GAATCATCCAGACTCAGAGAGATACCAGTTGTCATAGTATCATCTGAGAACGTCCCAACCCGGATTAAGGA GTGCTTGGAAGAAGGAGCTCAAGAATTCATGCTAAAGCCTCTCAATCAATCAGATGTAATGAAATTGAGATGTTATATGATGAAATTAAGCTACCCATCCAAAGGACAGCTCTGCATTGGGAGATAA
- the LOC113753705 gene encoding two-component response regulator ARR17-like isoform X1 translates to MASSSRGRESDERPHVLAVDDSLVDRRLIEKLLTSSACKVTTAENGQRALEVLGLGDGQHANNCVSEINLIITDYCMPGMTGYELLKKVKESSRLREIPVVIVSSENVPTRIKECLEEGAQEFMLKPLNQSDVMKLRCYMMKLSYPSKGQLCIGR, encoded by the exons ATGGCATCTTCTTCAAGAGGTCGAGAATCGGATGAGAGACCCCATGTTTTAGCAGTGGACGATAGTTTAGTAGATCGCAGACTCATTGAGAAGCTCCTCACCAGCTCTGCATGCAAAG TTACGACTGCAGAGAACGGGCAAAGGGCTCTCGAGGTCTTAGGCTTGGGAGATGGACAACACGCCAACAACTGT GTGTCAGAGATAAACTTGATAATTACCGATTACTGCATGCCAGGGATGACAGGGTATGAGCTATTGAAGAAGGTCAAG GAATCATCCAGACTCAGAGAGATACCAGTTGTCATAGTATCATCTGAGAACGTCCCAACCCGGATTAAGGA GTGCTTGGAAGAAGGAGCTCAAGAATTCATGCTAAAGCCTCTCAATCAATCAGATGTAATGAAATTGAGATGTTATATGATGAAATTAAGCTACCCATCCAAAGGACAGCTCTGCATTGGGAGATAA